The Perca fluviatilis chromosome 24, GENO_Pfluv_1.0, whole genome shotgun sequence genome has a window encoding:
- the LOC120554223 gene encoding zinc finger and BTB domain-containing protein 17-like isoform X2, whose product MDRRRKQKLRGEAIPSDVQKVIVGEEHHQEWSSSLDQEDTKPPHINEEQEELPIRQGEEQLQGPEEADITKFYVPMKSEDEEENSRFSQLHQRQTEEMKTEADGEDSGGSEPARNSDPDTHLQPDTDDKTGDSSESKTYDSNCWKETRESQSGLKSLNNVEVPVSDVRCSTECGQRFGTSGHRKRQMRSHTGKKPFSCSVCKKAFTTCL is encoded by the exons ctATACCATCAGATGTCCAGAAAGTGATTGTTGGTGAAGAACATCACCAGGAGTGGAGCTCCAGTCTGGACCAGGAGGATACAAAGCCCCCACACATTAacgaggaacaggaggaactgccGATCAGGCAGGGCgaagagcagcttcaagggcccGAGGAGGCAGATATCACCAAGTTCTATGTTCCaatgaagagtgaagatgaagAAGAGAACTCTCGGTTCTCACAActtcatcaaagacaaactgaagagatgaaaacagaagctgatggagaagACAGTGGAGGatcagaaccagccaggaactcagaTCCAGATACACATTTACAACCAGATACTGATGAcaagactggagactcttctgaatcTAAGACTTATGACAGTAATTGTTGGAAGGAGACCAGGGAATCCCAGTCAGGTTTAAAGTCTCTGAATAATGTTGAAGTCCCTGTCAGTGATGTGAGATGTAGTACTGAGTGTGGGCAAAGGTTTGGCACCAGTGGACATCGGAAGAGACAAATGAGATCTCATACAGGaaagaaaccatttagctgctcagtgTGTAAGAAAGCGTTTACA ACTTGTTTGTAG
- the LOC120554223 gene encoding zinc finger protein 501-like isoform X1: MDRRRKQKLRGEAIPSDVQKVIVGEEHHQEWSSSLDQEDTKPPHINEEQEELPIRQGEEQLQGPEEADITKFYVPMKSEDEEENSRFSQLHQRQTEEMKTEADGEDSGGSEPARNSDPDTHLQPDTDDKTGDSSESKTYDSNCWKETRESQSGLKSLNNVEVPVSDVRCSTECGQRFGTSGHRKRQMRSHTGKKPFSCSVCKKAFTVSGSLQTHMRIHTGEKPFSCSVCKMAFTVSGHLHRHMRIHTGEKPFSCSFCNKAFIQGDNLQKHMRVHTGEKPFSCSVCKKAFTQSGNLQKHMKIHTGEKPFTCSVCKKAFTASGCLHRHMRIHTGEKPFSCSVCKKAFAVSGSLQKHMRIHTGEKPFSCSVCKKAFTESGHLQTHMRTHTGEKPFSCSVCKKAFTESGHLQNHMRIHTGEKPFSCSVCKKAFTESGSLQKHMRIHTGEKPFSCSVCKKAFTERGSLRIHMRIHTGEKRFSCAVCKKAYTDSGSLRKHMRTLTHVRNHLAV; encoded by the coding sequence ctATACCATCAGATGTCCAGAAAGTGATTGTTGGTGAAGAACATCACCAGGAGTGGAGCTCCAGTCTGGACCAGGAGGATACAAAGCCCCCACACATTAacgaggaacaggaggaactgccGATCAGGCAGGGCgaagagcagcttcaagggcccGAGGAGGCAGATATCACCAAGTTCTATGTTCCaatgaagagtgaagatgaagAAGAGAACTCTCGGTTCTCACAActtcatcaaagacaaactgaagagatgaaaacagaagctgatggagaagACAGTGGAGGatcagaaccagccaggaactcagaTCCAGATACACATTTACAACCAGATACTGATGAcaagactggagactcttctgaatcTAAGACTTATGACAGTAATTGTTGGAAGGAGACCAGGGAATCCCAGTCAGGTTTAAAGTCTCTGAATAATGTTGAAGTCCCTGTCAGTGATGTGAGATGTAGTACTGAGTGTGGGCAAAGGTTTGGCACCAGTGGACATCGGAAGAGACAAATGAGATCTCATACAGGaaagaaaccatttagctgctcagtgTGTAAGAAAGCGTTTACAGTGAGTGGAAGTTTACAaacacacatgagaatccacacaggagagaaaccgtttagctgctcagtctgtaagatgGCTTTTACAGTGAGTGGACATTTACAtagacacatgagaatccatacaggagagaagccatttAGCTGCTCCTTCTGTAACAAAGCTTTTATACAGGGTGAcaatttacagaaacacatgagagtccatacaggagaaaaaccatttagctgctcagtctgtaagaaagcttttacacagagtggaaatttacagaaacacatgaaaatacacacaggagaaaaaccatTTACCTGCTCTgtctgtaagaaagcttttacagCGAGTGGATGTTTACAtagacacatgagaatccacacaggagaaaaaccatttagctgctccgTCTGTAAAAAAGCTTTTGCAGTAAGTGGAagtttacagaaacacatgagaatccacacaggagagaagccatttagctgctctgtctgtaagaaagcttttacagAGAGTGGACATTTACAGACGCACATGAGaacccacacaggagagaaaccgttTAGTTGCTCCgtctgtaagaaagcttttacagAGAGTGGACATTTACAGAatcacatgagaatccacacaggagaaaaaccatttagctgctcagtctgtaagaaagcttttacagagagtggaagtttacagaaacacatgagaatccacacaggagagaaaccatttagttgctcagtctgtaagaaagcttttacGGAGCGTGGAAGTTTACGGatacacatgagaatccacacaggagaaaaacgaTTTAGTTGTgcagtctgtaagaaagcttATACAGACAGTGGAAGTTTACGTAAACACATGAGAACCCTAACGCATGTTAGAAACCATTTAGCTGTGTGA
- the LOC120554223 gene encoding nestin-like isoform X3, whose translation MDRRRKQKLRGEAIPSDVQKVIVGEEHHQEWSSSLDQEDTKPPHINEEQEELPIRQGEEQLQGPEEADITKFYVPMKSEDEEENSRFSQLHQRQTEEMKTEADGEDSGGSEPARNSDPDTHLQPDTDDKTGDSSESKTYDSNCWKETRESQSDLFVGNSHPTRSPLRPRQTDQTADPRQKRQLGVISLPELKNPQKCLGTPQSDKM comes from the exons ctATACCATCAGATGTCCAGAAAGTGATTGTTGGTGAAGAACATCACCAGGAGTGGAGCTCCAGTCTGGACCAGGAGGATACAAAGCCCCCACACATTAacgaggaacaggaggaactgccGATCAGGCAGGGCgaagagcagcttcaagggcccGAGGAGGCAGATATCACCAAGTTCTATGTTCCaatgaagagtgaagatgaagAAGAGAACTCTCGGTTCTCACAActtcatcaaagacaaactgaagagatgaaaacagaagctgatggagaagACAGTGGAGGatcagaaccagccaggaactcagaTCCAGATACACATTTACAACCAGATACTGATGAcaagactggagactcttctgaatcTAAGACTTATGACAGTAATTGTTGGAAGGAGACCAGGGAATCCCAGTCAG ACTTGTTTGTAGGTAACAGCCACCCAACTCGGTCTCCCTTAAGGCCCAGACAGACCGACCAGAcagccgaccctcggcagaaaaggcagttgggaGTGATCAGTCTCCCAGAGTTGAAAAATCCccaaaagtgcctcggaacacccCAAAGCGACAAGATGTAA